In Methanophagales archaeon, a genomic segment contains:
- a CDS encoding DEAD/DEAH box helicase, producing MQSGVFSYFSIPIQKAIADKGFSTPTESQIKAIPLIMAGRNVLLIAPTASGKTEAAFLPVADALIREKPQPHGIKVLYITPLKALNRDMLLRLQWWCKRLDLRLGVRHGDTTTKEREAQAMVPPDVLITTPETLQALLTGRIMRQHLASVKWVIVDEVHELACDKRGSQLALALERLRYLKRGDFQLIGLSATIGSPERVARFLVGTDTERDCEVVNVPVSRSMQIEVYYPEVISEDYKLANELYTYPEVAARLRMIRNLIEEHKSTLIFTNTRSLAEILGSRFRVWDLNFPIGVHHGSLSKLSRITAERGIKEGKLHGIICTSSLELGIDVGRLDFVIQYNSPRQVTRLLQRIGRSGHKIGGIASGAIIVQDSDDALEALVICRRALAEELEPAEIPMKSLDVLAHQIAGLLMLKRSWSFDEALSMIRRAYPYSELEERELVSVLQYMHSRIPRLVWFSASDRVFARPKRIKPLYSYYFEHLSMIPEEKHYLVIEESSDNPVGVLDEAFVAEYGNPGNKFIESGRVWKILHLYGDRIYVKEEEDPTGSVPSWVGEEIPVPYAVANEVGELRRKVAEELERSVGIDAIAEELTKKYPCSKDVALSAIDEVSRQVERGYPVPTDKQLTLERCNEFIILHCASGLRVNRTLGMLLATLISDRTGTPVGVQQDPYRISLRTELALEDVEAIIHELSTSGSDDIKKQALRALLRSRLFKRRFIHVARRFGAISRDASLTDLDLESLIRGFEGSAVFEEAIRESKDKDIDIELTAEVLKQVNMGELKIALLISEECSPIASIPAMISGYELIPPQRMHRIIMKYVLARLLDEELTFVCTNCLRFLAVKRINDIGEEFRLKCPECDSTRIGALKADEEEVRREIRRKKSMVVEANQSADLIARYGKAALLALAGRGLSIEDAREILKHESEVNEHLVELIVSYEKEILKRKFYKRHG from the coding sequence ATGCAATCAGGGGTGTTCTCTTACTTCTCTATCCCTATCCAGAAAGCCATTGCGGATAAGGGCTTTTCCACTCCTACAGAGTCACAGATAAAGGCGATACCACTGATAATGGCGGGAAGGAACGTATTGCTGATAGCACCGACGGCGAGTGGCAAGACAGAAGCGGCATTCCTGCCGGTTGCTGATGCATTAATTCGTGAGAAGCCCCAGCCACATGGCATAAAAGTACTTTACATAACACCACTGAAAGCTTTGAACCGTGATATGCTCCTGCGATTGCAATGGTGGTGTAAAAGACTTGACTTACGGCTCGGTGTGCGGCATGGTGATACAACAACAAAGGAGAGAGAGGCGCAGGCGATGGTGCCGCCCGATGTACTGATTACCACACCAGAGACCTTACAGGCACTCTTAACTGGCAGGATAATGCGTCAGCACCTCGCTTCGGTTAAATGGGTGATTGTGGATGAGGTACACGAACTGGCATGTGATAAGCGCGGCTCACAGCTGGCACTGGCACTGGAACGGCTTCGGTACCTGAAGAGGGGTGATTTCCAACTCATCGGGTTATCTGCTACTATCGGCTCACCCGAGCGAGTGGCGAGATTCCTCGTGGGCACCGATACTGAACGTGATTGCGAGGTCGTCAATGTTCCGGTCTCGAGGTCAATGCAGATTGAGGTCTATTATCCAGAAGTCATCTCAGAAGACTACAAACTCGCAAATGAGCTCTATACATACCCTGAGGTCGCAGCACGATTACGAATGATAAGGAATCTAATAGAGGAGCATAAGTCCACATTGATATTCACCAATACGCGCTCACTGGCTGAAATTCTCGGTAGCAGGTTCCGCGTCTGGGACCTGAACTTCCCTATCGGAGTCCACCATGGCTCGCTATCCAAACTATCACGTATCACTGCAGAGAGGGGCATCAAAGAAGGAAAACTGCACGGTATCATCTGTACAAGCTCTTTAGAGCTGGGAATTGATGTTGGGCGACTGGATTTTGTCATCCAGTATAATTCGCCAAGGCAGGTGACGCGGCTATTGCAGCGTATAGGGAGAAGCGGGCACAAGATAGGCGGTATCGCTTCAGGTGCAATAATAGTTCAGGATTCTGACGATGCTCTTGAGGCTCTTGTGATCTGTCGGCGTGCACTTGCGGAAGAGCTGGAGCCTGCTGAGATACCAATGAAATCACTCGATGTGCTGGCGCATCAAATTGCGGGTTTACTCATGCTGAAACGTAGCTGGAGTTTTGACGAAGCTTTGAGCATGATAAGGAGGGCGTACCCATATAGCGAGCTTGAGGAGCGTGAACTGGTCTCTGTGTTGCAATACATGCATTCCAGGATTCCAAGGCTCGTATGGTTCTCAGCATCAGATAGAGTATTCGCGCGTCCAAAGCGGATAAAGCCGTTATACAGCTATTATTTTGAGCATCTCTCCATGATTCCAGAGGAGAAGCACTATCTTGTCATTGAAGAGAGTAGTGATAATCCTGTGGGCGTTTTGGATGAGGCTTTCGTCGCTGAGTACGGGAATCCCGGGAACAAGTTCATTGAGAGCGGTCGTGTGTGGAAGATACTGCATCTCTATGGCGACCGGATATATGTGAAGGAGGAGGAAGACCCAACCGGGTCGGTACCAAGCTGGGTGGGTGAGGAGATTCCTGTACCTTATGCCGTTGCGAATGAGGTGGGAGAGCTAAGACGTAAAGTAGCAGAGGAGCTTGAAAGAAGCGTTGGCATTGATGCGATAGCGGAAGAACTAACAAAGAAGTATCCCTGCAGTAAAGACGTGGCGCTCAGTGCTATTGATGAGGTGTCACGGCAGGTGGAGCGTGGCTATCCTGTGCCAACAGATAAACAACTGACACTCGAGAGATGCAATGAATTTATAATTCTGCATTGCGCTTCTGGTCTGCGCGTGAATAGAACACTGGGTATGCTGCTCGCCACTCTTATATCTGACCGGACAGGCACGCCTGTCGGTGTGCAGCAGGACCCTTATCGGATATCGTTGAGGACAGAGCTGGCTCTGGAAGATGTTGAGGCGATTATTCACGAGTTGAGCACGAGTGGCAGTGATGATATAAAGAAGCAGGCATTGAGGGCATTGCTCAGGAGCAGGTTATTCAAGAGGAGGTTTATCCATGTGGCAAGGCGGTTTGGTGCAATATCAAGAGACGCATCACTGACCGACCTCGACCTGGAGAGCCTGATAAGGGGCTTTGAAGGCTCTGCAGTATTTGAAGAAGCGATTAGAGAATCGAAGGATAAAGATATTGATATAGAGCTGACAGCAGAAGTATTAAAGCAAGTGAATATGGGCGAGCTGAAGATAGCACTGCTGATATCTGAGGAGTGCAGTCCCATAGCGAGCATACCAGCGATGATAAGTGGCTATGAGCTGATACCTCCGCAACGGATGCATCGCATCATTATGAAATATGTGCTCGCGAGGTTACTGGATGAAGAACTGACGTTTGTATGTACAAATTGTCTTCGTTTTCTTGCGGTGAAGCGAATAAATGATATTGGTGAAGAGTTCAGGCTCAAGTGTCCAGAATGTGATTCAACGCGCA